The Candidatus Krumholzibacteriia bacterium genome includes the window CCTTCACGCCATCCATGAACAAGCGGCGCCACTGCTCGTCGGTGCCGATCCGACGCGCGTGGGCCTGCAGCACCACCGCCTGCGCCCAGCGCTGCGCCCGCAGCCCGCGGCTTTCGCCGCTCTCGACATGGCGTTGCACGATCTCCTGGGCAAGGAATGCGGCTTGCCGCTCTGGCGCTTGCTCGGTGGCTACCGCGAGTGCATCGAGACGAACGTCACCATCGGCATCCTCTCCGAGGCGGACACCGTGGCCCGGGCACGCGACTGGGTGGCTCGCGGCTTCCGCTGTCTCAAGCTCAAAGGCGGGCGTGACATGGAAGACGACGTCAGTCGCGTGCTGCGGGTCCGCGAAGCCGTCGGCCAGAAGGTCGAACTACGCTTCGACGCCAACCAGGGCTACACGGTGGAACAGGCGCGGCAGTTCGTGACCCGCTCGCGCCAGGCCAAGCTCGTCATCCTCGAACAGCCCACGCCGAAAGGGGAACCGGCGCTCCTCGGCGAGGTGGCCCGCGACGTCCCCATTGCAGTCATGGCCGACGAGAGCCTGATGGGCCTGCGCGACGCCTTCCGCCTCGCCAAGAAGGACGTCGCCGACATGGTGAACGTCAAGCTGATGAAGGTCGGCGGCATCTTCGAGGCGCTGCAGATCAACGCTGTCGCCCGCGCCGCCGGCTACGAGGTCATGGTGGGTTGCATGGACGAAGCGGCGCTCGCCATCGCCGCGGGCCTCCACTTTGCCCTCTCGCGCGCCAACGTCGCCTACGCCGACCTCGACGGCCACCTCGGCCTGCAAGGTGATCCTTCCGACGGTGCCGTCATCCTCCGCGAAGGCATCCTCTACCCCAAGGATGCCCCCGGCCTCGGCTTCGACTTGCCTGCCTGATCGAACCGACACCACCGTGATCACCGGCCCGGACCATGTGGACGCACGCTGACGACGCGTCCCAGCTCTACGTTGAATCAGGCGGGGTTCGTTTTTGCACAATTGGTACAAAGTTTGTACGGCGCTGGGACACCCCCCCGGCGTCGGCTGCGTATCTTGCCTGTGTAGACAGTGAACGCAACGGCAAAGGATCCCGGCGTCCCGACCTGCTCCGAGCTTGGACGCCATGCACAGGAGAGCTCCAATGAACACACACAGAATCCTCACCCCGGAGAGGGCAGCTTCCACAGAGGGCACTCGCGTCCAGCTTCGCGTCATCCACCCTGACCCTCAATCGGCCCGGCGTCACCGCAGCGAAGGGGACTGGTTTCTTGCTCTGATGTACGCGTGCCTGGCGTTGTTCGTCGTCGCACTCGTGATGTACGTCGTCAACCCCGCGGTGACGACAGTCACGGGCGCTCCTGCCGAAGCATGGAGCTCACTGAGACCCTAGGCGCTCTACTTCACCAGCCGATTGTTAGAGCAGACGTCAGCGGGCGGTGGAGACCTCCGGGCCGGAGGGGGAGGAAATCCCGCTCCCGGACCGGGGGTCTCCACGCCGCTGATGGGTGGGACGAGTGACGCGACCAGGGTGCGCGCTGTTCGGGGCCCAGAACCTCACTTGCCCTTCATCAGTTCATCGTAACGCCGCTGCATCTCGCTCGGTGAGACTTCCTCGATGTTGTGCCCGATGTTCCACCGATGGCCGAACGGGTCCCGCACGACCCCGCCACGCTCGCCGTAGAACTCGTCCTGCGGCGGCCTCTCGACCTCGGCCCCGGCCTTGGCGGCGCGTTGGATGAACTCGTCGGCGTTGTCGACATGCAGGTGCATCGTGACCGTGGTCTCCCCGGCCGCCTGTGGCCCTCGGATGCCGCACTCGGGGTACTCGTCTGACAGCATGAGCGTCATGCCGCCGAAGTCCAGCTCGGCGTGGCCGATGCGGCCGCTCGGCTCGGTGAGGCGGAACTTCTCTTGGG containing:
- a CDS encoding dipeptide epimerase, giving the protein MRITRVEAWPVTMRLSEPYAIAYESIESTTNVFVRLETDGPHVGYGCAAPDLPITGESAESVLHAIHEQAAPLLVGADPTRVGLQHHRLRPALRPQPAAFAALDMALHDLLGKECGLPLWRLLGGYRECIETNVTIGILSEADTVARARDWVARGFRCLKLKGGRDMEDDVSRVLRVREAVGQKVELRFDANQGYTVEQARQFVTRSRQAKLVILEQPTPKGEPALLGEVARDVPIAVMADESLMGLRDAFRLAKKDVADMVNVKLMKVGGIFEALQINAVARAAGYEVMVGCMDEAALAIAAGLHFALSRANVAYADLDGHLGLQGDPSDGAVILREGILYPKDAPGLGFDLPA
- a CDS encoding VOC family protein, whose translation is MKIKEMFPYLHVRNAAQAIDFYNRAFGAQEKFRLTEPSGRIGHAELDFGGMTLMLSDEYPECGIRGPQAAGETTVTMHLHVDNADEFIQRAAKAGAEVERPPQDEFYGERGGVVRDPFGHRWNIGHNIEEVSPSEMQRRYDELMKGK